In Carya illinoinensis cultivar Pawnee chromosome 9, C.illinoinensisPawnee_v1, whole genome shotgun sequence, the following are encoded in one genomic region:
- the LOC122276389 gene encoding uncharacterized protein LOC122276389 isoform X2 yields MLYSLFVVFFQAFNTIHSLSSHFSTSVLSAAVYFFQSCSQFLIAVFLGSITCTLPFFLSQSLPFPVYSLHYSLQLLSFFSIYLVTSSHICIAHHFCDFKRHILLKPHVSLCSLKLTFSASLVFIIMVVFLGSVEVGFDEEQPPLVGAPNAVVEPSSRYTHRSIETLVVVLAVITIVGVIAGIIARLCGGRHFGGNGENDIEGWVERRCRSCIDGGVPAAAPPAEEPKPAAAEAKK; encoded by the exons ATGCTGTACTCTCTATTCGTTGTGTTTTTCCAAGCTTTTAACACTATCCACAgtctctcatctcatttttcaaCCTCTGTGCTGTCTGCGGCAGTCTATTTTTTCCAGTCTTGTTCGCAGTTTCTCATTGCTGTTTTTCTTGGTTCTATAACTTGTACCCTCCCCTTTTTTCTATCTCAATCTCTTCCTTTCCCCGTCTACAGTCTGCACTACTCTCTTCAACTCCTTTCATTCTTTAGTATCTACCTAGTCACTTCTTCCCACATCTGCATTGCACATCATTTCTGTGACTTCAAACGGCATATATTGCTGAAACCCCACGTCTCATTGTGCTCTTTGAAACTCACTTTCTCTGCTTCTTTAGTGTTCATTATCATGGTTGTGTTCTTGGGGTCTGTAGAGGTAGGGTTTGATGAAGAGCAACCGCCACTAGTTGGGGCACCAAATGCAGTGGTGGAGCCAAGCAGCCGCTACACACACCGATCAATCGAGACGCTGGTGGTAGTTCTAGCAGTGATCACGATCGTGGGCGTCATAGCAGGCATCATTGCTCGGCTGTGCGGCGGACGGCATTTCGGTGGCAATGGGGAAAATGACATAGAAGGATGGGTAGAGAGGAGGTGTAGGAGCTGCATCGATGGTGGAGTTCCAGCAGCAGCCCCTCCAGCAGAG GAGCCAAAACCAGCAGCAGCAGAAGCAAAAAAGTGA
- the LOC122275114 gene encoding probable cellulose synthase A catalytic subunit 8 [UDP-forming] isoform X2, translating into MGSDLTQWRRNDEARQPLSRKVSIPSSRINPYRMVIVLRLIILSIFLHYRITNPVPNAYALWLVSVICEIWFAISWILDQFPKWLPVNRETYLDRLALRYDREGEPSQLAAVDIFVSTVDPLKEPPLVTANTVLSILAVDYPVDKVSCYVSDDGAAMLTFEALSETSEFARKWVPFCKKYSIEPRAPEWYFSQKIDYLKDKVHPSFVKARRAMKREYEEFKVRINGLVVKAQKIPDEGWFMQDGTPWPGNNTKDHPGMIQVFLGHSGGLDSEGNELPRLVYVSREKRPGFQHHKKAGAMNALVRVSAVLTNGPFLLNLDCDHYINNSKALREAMCFLMDPNLGKTVCYVQFPQRFDGIDKNDRYANRNTVFFDINLRGLDGIQGPVYVGTGCVFNRTALYGYEPPLKPKHKKAGMISTCFGRSRKRSSGSSGKNSNKKKSGKHVDPTVPIYNLEDIEEGVEGTGFDDEKSLLMSQMSLEKRFGQSATFVASTLMENGGVPQSATPESLLKEAIHVISCGYEDPTDWGREIGWIYGSVTEDILTGFKMHARGWRSIYCMPQPPAFKGSAPINLSDRLNQVLRWALGSVEILLSRHCPIWYGYGGRLKWLERFAYVNTTIYPITAIPLLAYCTLPAVCLLTGKFIIPQISNIASIWFISLFLSIFATGILEMRWSGVGIDEWWRNEQFWVIGGVSAHLFAVVQGLLKVLAGIDTNFTVTSKASDEDGDFAELYLFKWTTLLIPPTTLLIINLVGVVAGISYAINSGYQSWGPLFGKLFFAFWVIVHLYPFLKGLMGRQNRTPTIVVVWSVLLASIFSLLWVRIDPFTTQVTGPDVVLCGINC; encoded by the exons ATGGGATCAGATTTAACACAATGGCGGAG AAATGATGAAGCCCGCCAGCCTCTATCAAGGAAGGTTTCTATTCCTTCCTCTAGGATCAACCCTTACAGGATGGTCATAGTTCTGCGGCTTATTATTCTTAGTATTTTCCTGCACTACCGTATAACAAATCCAGTTCCCAATGCTTATGCTTTGTGGTTGGTATCTGTGATTTGTGAGATATGGTTTGCAATATCATGGATATTGGATCAATTCCCTAAGTGGCTTCCTGTGAACCGTGAGACATATCTCGATAGGCTAGCTTTAAG ATATGACCGAGAAGGGGAGCCATCTCAATTGGCTGCTGTTGACATTTTTGTCAGTACAGTTGACCCCTTAAAGGAGCCCCCACTTGTCACAGCCAATACTGTCTTATCCATTCTTGCAGTAGACTATCCAGTGGACAAAGTTTCTTGCTATGTTTCAGATGATGGAGCTGCTATGTTGACATTTGAAGCTTTGTCTGAAACGTCAGAATTTGCGAGAAAATGGGTTCCTTTCTGCAAGAAATACAGCATTGAACCTAGAGCACCTGAATGGTACTTTTCACAGAAAATTGACTACTTAAAGGACAAGGTTCATCCATCATTTGTCAAAGCTCGCAGAGCTATGAAG AGAGAATATGAAGAGTTCAAAGTTCGTATCAATGGGCTAGTGGTAAAGGCACAAAAGATTCCTGATGAAGGATGGTTCATGCAAGATGGTACACCTTGGCCCGGAAATAACACCAAAGATCATCCAGGGATGATCCAG GTTTTCTTAGGGCATAGTGGAGGACTTGACAGTGAGGGTAATGAGCTTCCGCGGCTAGTCTATGTATCTCGTGAGAAGCGTCCTGGTTTCCAACATCATAAGAAGGCTGGTGCTATGAATGCACTT GTGCGTGTATCTGCAGTTCTCACTAATGGGCCCTTCCTGTTGAATCTTGATTGTGACCATTACATAAACAACAGCAAGGCACTACGTGAAGCTATGTGTTTCTTAATGGATCCTAACCTCGGGAAAACAGTGTGTTATGTTCAATTCCCTCAGAGATTTGATGGGATTGATAAGAATGATCGATATGCCAATCGTAATACTGTTTTCTTTGAT ATCAATTTAAGAGGCTTGGATGGCATCCAAGGCCCTGTATATGTGGGTACAGGGTGTGTTTTCAACAGAACAGCGTTGTATGGCTATGAGCCTCCTCTCAAGCCTAAGCACAAGAAAGCAGGCATGATCTCTACATGCTTTGGTAGATCAAGGAAGAGGAGTTCCGGATCAAGTGGAAAGAactcaaataagaaaaaatcagGCAAGCATGTTGACCCAACTGTGCCAATCTACAATCTAGAAGATATAGAAGAAGGAGTGGAAG gtaCTGGATTTGATGATGAGAAATCACTGCTTATGTCACAAATGAGCCTGGAGAAGAGGTTTGGTCAATCTGCTACTTTTGTTGCTTCAACACTGATGGAAAATGGGGGTGTTCCACAGTCTGCCACTCCAGAATCCCTCCTCAAAGAAGCCATTCATGTCATAAGCTGTGGATATGAAGACCCAACTGACTGGGGAAGAGAA ATTGGATGGATCTATGGGTCGGTTACTGAAGATATCCTTACGGGGTTCAAAATGCATGCCCGAGGTTGGAGATCGATCTATTGCATGCCACAACCTCCTGCCTTTAAAGGATCCGCTCCTATTAACCTTTCTGACCGTCTGAACCAAGTGCTCCGCTGGGCTCTGGGTTCTGTTGAAATTCTTCTAAGTCGGCACTGTCCTATATGGTATGGTTATGGTGGAAGGCTAAAGTGGCTGGAGAGATTTGCATATGTGAACACCACTATATATCCAATCACGGCCATTCCTCTTCTTGCGTATTGTACATTGCCAGCAGTCTGTCTTCTCACAGGAAAGTTCATTATTCCACAG ATTAGTAACATTGCCAGTATCTGGTTCATATCCCTCTTTCTTTCCATCTTTGCCACTGGTATACTGGAAATGAGATGGAGTGGTGTTGGGATTGATGAATGGTGGAGAAATGAACAGTTCTGGGTTATTGGAGGTGTATCAGCTCATCTATTTGCTGTTGTTCAGGGCCTGCTTAAGGTCCTTGCTGGAATTGATACCAATTTCACCGTCACTTCCAAAGCTTCAGATGAAGATGGGGATTTTGCTGAGCTGTATTTGTTCAAATGGACGACTTTACTCATCCCACCGACTACTCTCCTAATAATCAACCTGGTTGGGGTTGTTGCTGGAATCTCCTATGCCATTAACAGTGGGTACCAATCTTGGGGTCCTCTCTTTGGGAAGCTATTTTTTGCTTTCTGGGTGATTGTTCATCTCTATCCTTTCCTTAAGGGTCTGATGGGACGCCAGAACCGAACACCCACAATTGTTGTTGTGTGGTCAGTTCTACTTGCCTCTATCTTCTCCTTGCTCTGGGTTCGAATTGATCCTTTTACAACCCAGGTGACTGGCCCAGATGTTGTACTGTGTGGAATCAACTGCTAG
- the LOC122276389 gene encoding uncharacterized protein LOC122276389 isoform X1, producing MLYSLFVVFFQAFNTIHSLSSHFSTSVLSAAVYFFQSCSQFLIAVFLGSITCTLPFFLSQSLPFPVYSLHYSLQLLSFFSIYLVTSSHICIAHHFCDFKRHILLKPHVSLCSLKLTFSASLVFIIMVVFLGSVEVGFDEEQPPLVGAPNAVVEPSSRYTHRSIETLVVVLAVITIVGVIAGIIARLCGGRHFGGNGENDIEGWVERRCRSCIDGGVPAAAPPAEEPKPAAAPPKEPKPAAAEAKK from the coding sequence ATGCTGTACTCTCTATTCGTTGTGTTTTTCCAAGCTTTTAACACTATCCACAgtctctcatctcatttttcaaCCTCTGTGCTGTCTGCGGCAGTCTATTTTTTCCAGTCTTGTTCGCAGTTTCTCATTGCTGTTTTTCTTGGTTCTATAACTTGTACCCTCCCCTTTTTTCTATCTCAATCTCTTCCTTTCCCCGTCTACAGTCTGCACTACTCTCTTCAACTCCTTTCATTCTTTAGTATCTACCTAGTCACTTCTTCCCACATCTGCATTGCACATCATTTCTGTGACTTCAAACGGCATATATTGCTGAAACCCCACGTCTCATTGTGCTCTTTGAAACTCACTTTCTCTGCTTCTTTAGTGTTCATTATCATGGTTGTGTTCTTGGGGTCTGTAGAGGTAGGGTTTGATGAAGAGCAACCGCCACTAGTTGGGGCACCAAATGCAGTGGTGGAGCCAAGCAGCCGCTACACACACCGATCAATCGAGACGCTGGTGGTAGTTCTAGCAGTGATCACGATCGTGGGCGTCATAGCAGGCATCATTGCTCGGCTGTGCGGCGGACGGCATTTCGGTGGCAATGGGGAAAATGACATAGAAGGATGGGTAGAGAGGAGGTGTAGGAGCTGCATCGATGGTGGAGTTCCAGCAGCAGCCCCTCCAGCAGAGGAGCCAAAACCAGCAGCAGCCCCTCCTAAGGAGCCAAAACCAGCAGCAGCAGAAGCAAAAAAGTGA
- the LOC122275114 gene encoding cellulose synthase A catalytic subunit 3 [UDP-forming] isoform X1, with protein sequence MEPKSTKPMGAEVCQICSDTVGTTVNGEPFVACGVCAFPVCRPCYEYERKDGNRSCPQCKTKYKWHKGSPPIQGEEVEDAGVNDEANAVNGSSYKLGVQDRSHNKKEQTIHNWDMSYGKGEDVAPPDYDKAVSLNHIPLLTNGRSVSGELSAASPERLSMASPESGVRGKHIDPLPYVVDGSRSRSGSVAWKERIDGWKMKQEKNAVPMSVGNAPSEGRGGVDFDASTDVLMDDSLLNDEARQPLSRKVSIPSSRINPYRMVIVLRLIILSIFLHYRITNPVPNAYALWLVSVICEIWFAISWILDQFPKWLPVNRETYLDRLALRYDREGEPSQLAAVDIFVSTVDPLKEPPLVTANTVLSILAVDYPVDKVSCYVSDDGAAMLTFEALSETSEFARKWVPFCKKYSIEPRAPEWYFSQKIDYLKDKVHPSFVKARRAMKREYEEFKVRINGLVVKAQKIPDEGWFMQDGTPWPGNNTKDHPGMIQVFLGHSGGLDSEGNELPRLVYVSREKRPGFQHHKKAGAMNALVRVSAVLTNGPFLLNLDCDHYINNSKALREAMCFLMDPNLGKTVCYVQFPQRFDGIDKNDRYANRNTVFFDINLRGLDGIQGPVYVGTGCVFNRTALYGYEPPLKPKHKKAGMISTCFGRSRKRSSGSSGKNSNKKKSGKHVDPTVPIYNLEDIEEGVEGTGFDDEKSLLMSQMSLEKRFGQSATFVASTLMENGGVPQSATPESLLKEAIHVISCGYEDPTDWGREIGWIYGSVTEDILTGFKMHARGWRSIYCMPQPPAFKGSAPINLSDRLNQVLRWALGSVEILLSRHCPIWYGYGGRLKWLERFAYVNTTIYPITAIPLLAYCTLPAVCLLTGKFIIPQISNIASIWFISLFLSIFATGILEMRWSGVGIDEWWRNEQFWVIGGVSAHLFAVVQGLLKVLAGIDTNFTVTSKASDEDGDFAELYLFKWTTLLIPPTTLLIINLVGVVAGISYAINSGYQSWGPLFGKLFFAFWVIVHLYPFLKGLMGRQNRTPTIVVVWSVLLASIFSLLWVRIDPFTTQVTGPDVVLCGINC encoded by the exons ATGGAG CCAAAATCTACAAAACCCATGGGCGCTGAGGTCTGCCAGATCTGTAGTGATACTGTTGGCACGACTGTGAATGGCGAGCCCTTTGTTGCTTGTGGTGTTTGTGCATTCCCTGTCTGCCGCCCCTGTTATGAGTATGAGAGGAAAGATGGTAATCGGTCATGCCCTCAATGCAAGACCAAATACAAGTGGCACAAAG GGAGCCCTCCGATTCAAGGGGAAGAAGTGGAAGATGCTGGTGTCAATGATGAGGCAAATGCTGTGAATGGTTCGAGTTATAAGTTGGGGGTTCAAGATAGGAGCCATAATAAGAAAGAACAGACAATTCATAACTGGGACATGAGCTATGGTAAAGGGGAGGACGTTGCACCCCCTGATTATGATAAAGCGGTTTCTCTTAATCATATTCCTCTGCTCACAAATGGACGTTCT GTTTCTGGGGAGCTGTCAGCTGCTTCTCCAGAGCGCCTTTCCATGGCATCTCCTGAAAGTGGCGTCAGGGGAAAGCATATAGATCCACTTCCTTATGTGGTGGATGGCAGTCGTTCAC GGTCAGGCAGTGTAGCCTGGAAAGAGAGAATTGATGGCTGGAAGATGAAGCAGGAGAAGAACGCAGTTCCAATGAGTGTTGGTAATGCACCATCTGAAGGCAGGGGTGGTGTAGATTTTGATGCTAGCACTGATGTGCTTATGGATGATTCTTTACT AAATGATGAAGCCCGCCAGCCTCTATCAAGGAAGGTTTCTATTCCTTCCTCTAGGATCAACCCTTACAGGATGGTCATAGTTCTGCGGCTTATTATTCTTAGTATTTTCCTGCACTACCGTATAACAAATCCAGTTCCCAATGCTTATGCTTTGTGGTTGGTATCTGTGATTTGTGAGATATGGTTTGCAATATCATGGATATTGGATCAATTCCCTAAGTGGCTTCCTGTGAACCGTGAGACATATCTCGATAGGCTAGCTTTAAG ATATGACCGAGAAGGGGAGCCATCTCAATTGGCTGCTGTTGACATTTTTGTCAGTACAGTTGACCCCTTAAAGGAGCCCCCACTTGTCACAGCCAATACTGTCTTATCCATTCTTGCAGTAGACTATCCAGTGGACAAAGTTTCTTGCTATGTTTCAGATGATGGAGCTGCTATGTTGACATTTGAAGCTTTGTCTGAAACGTCAGAATTTGCGAGAAAATGGGTTCCTTTCTGCAAGAAATACAGCATTGAACCTAGAGCACCTGAATGGTACTTTTCACAGAAAATTGACTACTTAAAGGACAAGGTTCATCCATCATTTGTCAAAGCTCGCAGAGCTATGAAG AGAGAATATGAAGAGTTCAAAGTTCGTATCAATGGGCTAGTGGTAAAGGCACAAAAGATTCCTGATGAAGGATGGTTCATGCAAGATGGTACACCTTGGCCCGGAAATAACACCAAAGATCATCCAGGGATGATCCAG GTTTTCTTAGGGCATAGTGGAGGACTTGACAGTGAGGGTAATGAGCTTCCGCGGCTAGTCTATGTATCTCGTGAGAAGCGTCCTGGTTTCCAACATCATAAGAAGGCTGGTGCTATGAATGCACTT GTGCGTGTATCTGCAGTTCTCACTAATGGGCCCTTCCTGTTGAATCTTGATTGTGACCATTACATAAACAACAGCAAGGCACTACGTGAAGCTATGTGTTTCTTAATGGATCCTAACCTCGGGAAAACAGTGTGTTATGTTCAATTCCCTCAGAGATTTGATGGGATTGATAAGAATGATCGATATGCCAATCGTAATACTGTTTTCTTTGAT ATCAATTTAAGAGGCTTGGATGGCATCCAAGGCCCTGTATATGTGGGTACAGGGTGTGTTTTCAACAGAACAGCGTTGTATGGCTATGAGCCTCCTCTCAAGCCTAAGCACAAGAAAGCAGGCATGATCTCTACATGCTTTGGTAGATCAAGGAAGAGGAGTTCCGGATCAAGTGGAAAGAactcaaataagaaaaaatcagGCAAGCATGTTGACCCAACTGTGCCAATCTACAATCTAGAAGATATAGAAGAAGGAGTGGAAG gtaCTGGATTTGATGATGAGAAATCACTGCTTATGTCACAAATGAGCCTGGAGAAGAGGTTTGGTCAATCTGCTACTTTTGTTGCTTCAACACTGATGGAAAATGGGGGTGTTCCACAGTCTGCCACTCCAGAATCCCTCCTCAAAGAAGCCATTCATGTCATAAGCTGTGGATATGAAGACCCAACTGACTGGGGAAGAGAA ATTGGATGGATCTATGGGTCGGTTACTGAAGATATCCTTACGGGGTTCAAAATGCATGCCCGAGGTTGGAGATCGATCTATTGCATGCCACAACCTCCTGCCTTTAAAGGATCCGCTCCTATTAACCTTTCTGACCGTCTGAACCAAGTGCTCCGCTGGGCTCTGGGTTCTGTTGAAATTCTTCTAAGTCGGCACTGTCCTATATGGTATGGTTATGGTGGAAGGCTAAAGTGGCTGGAGAGATTTGCATATGTGAACACCACTATATATCCAATCACGGCCATTCCTCTTCTTGCGTATTGTACATTGCCAGCAGTCTGTCTTCTCACAGGAAAGTTCATTATTCCACAG ATTAGTAACATTGCCAGTATCTGGTTCATATCCCTCTTTCTTTCCATCTTTGCCACTGGTATACTGGAAATGAGATGGAGTGGTGTTGGGATTGATGAATGGTGGAGAAATGAACAGTTCTGGGTTATTGGAGGTGTATCAGCTCATCTATTTGCTGTTGTTCAGGGCCTGCTTAAGGTCCTTGCTGGAATTGATACCAATTTCACCGTCACTTCCAAAGCTTCAGATGAAGATGGGGATTTTGCTGAGCTGTATTTGTTCAAATGGACGACTTTACTCATCCCACCGACTACTCTCCTAATAATCAACCTGGTTGGGGTTGTTGCTGGAATCTCCTATGCCATTAACAGTGGGTACCAATCTTGGGGTCCTCTCTTTGGGAAGCTATTTTTTGCTTTCTGGGTGATTGTTCATCTCTATCCTTTCCTTAAGGGTCTGATGGGACGCCAGAACCGAACACCCACAATTGTTGTTGTGTGGTCAGTTCTACTTGCCTCTATCTTCTCCTTGCTCTGGGTTCGAATTGATCCTTTTACAACCCAGGTGACTGGCCCAGATGTTGTACTGTGTGGAATCAACTGCTAG